Proteins found in one Triticum aestivum cultivar Chinese Spring chromosome 4D, IWGSC CS RefSeq v2.1, whole genome shotgun sequence genomic segment:
- the LOC123097335 gene encoding uncharacterized protein isoform X1 codes for MAEVRCPTGCSITRERPNARSLSKKSSWANVTAGRINAELSGSDAGITTRRRKSEEREVAGRGGGDGVVGGRSGNGSSADHGEESEIGGELRGVGCRAKGAGHGDVMAGGRAEAAFRLRAGRKRFLKMQTRVARIKKIMQADEDVGKIALAVPVLVSRALELFLQDLIDRSYKITLQSGAKTLNSFHLLQRGTRIWKADEYKKNIGKLLPRLKMYQQMLRKQCVKRYSSFDFLTEIVNKVPDLGGGESCGDERGLPRRRKFSNGSDPENEEPRSSKMPIRSLNTSPRGRGRGRGRGRGRPPTKRKEIGYVQFEDESSMFAEQSEPLPGDEIVPETNRGNESIPQSSHPLVEAPSAATPAVISKVEKASTNHQPDLPMPDAIGGIGVGPSSFGHLTVQVDEEEDYDNED; via the exons atggcggaagtcCGATGCCCAACCGGATGTTCGATCACTCGTGAACGACCGAACGCCCG GTCGTTGAGCAAGAAATCGAGCTGGGCAAACGTGACGGCTGGCCGGATCAATGCCGAGTTGTCCGGATCCGACGCAGGGATCACAACAAGGAGGAGGAAGTCGGAGGAAAGAGAGGTGGCgggcagaggcggcggcgacggtgtcgTCGGTGGAAGGAGCGGCAATGGAAGCTCCGCCGACCATGGCGAGGAAAGCGagatcggcggtgagcttcgcggggTCGGTTGCAGGGCCAAAGGAGCTGGCCATGGCGACGTGATGGCCGGCGGGAGAGCGGAGGCAGCGTTCCGGTTGCGCGCGGGTAGAAAAAG ATTCCTCAAGATGCAAACACGTGTG GCACGGATCAAAAAGATAATGCAAGCAGATGAGGATGTTGGCAAAATTGCGCTGGCTGTGCCTGTTTTAGTTT CGAGAGCCCTTGAATTGTTTCTGCAAGATTTGATTGACCGCTCATACAAAATTACTCTTCAAAGTGGTGCAAAGACACTGAATTCCTTCCACCT GCTCCAAAGAGGAACCAGAATATGGAAAGCCGATGAGTACAAGAAAAACATTGGGAAATTATTGCCAAGGCTCAAGATGTATCAGCAG ATGCTCAGAAAGCAATGTGTGAAGAGGTACAGCTCTTTTGACTTCCTAACTGAGATTGTCAACAAGGTGCCGGATCTTGGTGGCGGTGAATCTTGTGGAGATGAAAGAGGATTACCCAGAAGAAG GAAATTTTCAAATGGAAGCGACCCAGAGAATGAGGAGCCCCGATCTAGCAAAATG CCCATAAGAAGCTTGAACACTAGTCCCAgaggacgaggcagaggtcgaGGAAGAGGGCGAGGGCGGCCTCCAACCAAGAGAAAGGAAATTGGTTATGTACAGTTTGAGGATGAGAGCAGCATGTTTGCTGAACAAAGTGAACCCTTGCCAGGAGATGAGATAGTTCCAGAGACCAACCGTGGCAATGAGAGTATTCCCCAAAGCTCACATCCTCTAGTGGAGGCTCCATCAGCCGCGACGCCAGCTGTGATTTCAAAGGTTGAAAAAGCTAGCACCAACCATCAGCCAGATTTGCCTATGCCAGATGCCATTGGAGGCATTGGTGTTGGACCATCCAGTTTTGGACATCTGACGGTGCAGGTTGATGAGGAAGAGGACTACGATAATGAGGATTAG
- the LOC123097335 gene encoding dr1-associated corepressor isoform X2, whose product MRKKLGTRFPAARIKKIMQADEDVGKIALAVPVLVSRALELFLQDLIDRSYKITLQSGAKTLNSFHLKQCVKRYSSFDFLTEIVNKVPDLGGGESCGDERGLPRRRKFSNGSDPENEEPRSSKMPIRSLNTSPRGRGRGRGRGRGRPPTKRKEIGYVQFEDESSMFAEQSEPLPGDEIVPETNRGNESIPQSSHPLVEAPSAATPAVISKVEKASTNHQPDLPMPDAIGGIGVGPSSFGHLTVQVDEEEDYDNED is encoded by the exons ATGAGGAAGAAGCTGGGCACCCGGTTCCCCGCG GCACGGATCAAAAAGATAATGCAAGCAGATGAGGATGTTGGCAAAATTGCGCTGGCTGTGCCTGTTTTAGTTT CGAGAGCCCTTGAATTGTTTCTGCAAGATTTGATTGACCGCTCATACAAAATTACTCTTCAAAGTGGTGCAAAGACACTGAATTCCTTCCACCT AAAGCAATGTGTGAAGAGGTACAGCTCTTTTGACTTCCTAACTGAGATTGTCAACAAGGTGCCGGATCTTGGTGGCGGTGAATCTTGTGGAGATGAAAGAGGATTACCCAGAAGAAG GAAATTTTCAAATGGAAGCGACCCAGAGAATGAGGAGCCCCGATCTAGCAAAATG CCCATAAGAAGCTTGAACACTAGTCCCAgaggacgaggcagaggtcgaGGAAGAGGGCGAGGGCGGCCTCCAACCAAGAGAAAGGAAATTGGTTATGTACAGTTTGAGGATGAGAGCAGCATGTTTGCTGAACAAAGTGAACCCTTGCCAGGAGATGAGATAGTTCCAGAGACCAACCGTGGCAATGAGAGTATTCCCCAAAGCTCACATCCTCTAGTGGAGGCTCCATCAGCCGCGACGCCAGCTGTGATTTCAAAGGTTGAAAAAGCTAGCACCAACCATCAGCCAGATTTGCCTATGCCAGATGCCATTGGAGGCATTGGTGTTGGACCATCCAGTTTTGGACATCTGACGGTGCAGGTTGATGAGGAAGAGGACTACGATAATGAGGATTAG